DNA sequence from the Alphaproteobacteria bacterium genome:
AGCTGACGAAAATATACCGCCGCACGCCCTGCTTTCTCGCGGCGCGCACGACACGAAGGCATCCGTCGACATTGATTTGACGCGTCAAGTCGGCATCGATGGCGGCGCACGGATCATTGCTGAGGCCGGCCAAGTCTATGACCGCCTCGACGCCGTCCAAAGCCCCCGGGTCGAAATCGCGGACATCGTCGGTCAACACCGTGAATCGCGGATGCCGCGCCAGCGCTCCGAGCTTCTCCACCCCGAAATAATAACGGTCCAGTCCGATGACGCGATGGCCTTGCGTCACGAGCGCCTGGCATAGCGGGATGCCGACATATCCCCCGGCGCCGGTCACTAAAATATTCATGATCTTTCATTACTCCATGGCTTATAAGGGCAGCATTATTTTTCTTGCAGTTTCATGCGCAGTTGCGCCGCGTATTCATGAAAACCGCGGATCGCGCCGGTAATCGCGGCGATTTCAGCATCGGTCTGATCGCCATAGACCGGCAGGCTGATGACATGCGCGGCGATGCTCTCGGTAACCGGCAATGATTGCTTATGATGCGGCTGGTAACACGTCATATGATGACACGGCAGTTCAAAGTACTTGCGCGCCGCGATGCCTTCCGCCGCGAGCGCCCGCGCAACTTCATCCCGGTCAAGGCCAAAGAGTTCGGCGTCGAAAACCAGCGGATAATATAGCCAGATAGGCTCCTGTCCCGCGGGCGGTATGAGGAACCGCACACCCGGAAGATCGCTTAAGGCTGCATGATAGGCGGCCGCCACGGCCAGCCTGCGCCGGCGAATGCTCTCGAAGCGCTCGAGTTGCAGCAAGCCGATCATGGCGCATACTTCCATCATCTTGCCGTTGAAGCCCGGCCATGGACAGTCAGGCCCGTTATGCTGGCCGAAATTGCGCAGCATGCGCGCGCGGTTAAGCAGCTCGTCATCATGGCTGGAGAGCGCTCCGCCTTCCATCGTGCTGAATGCCTTGGTGGCGTGGAAACTGAAGATTTGCCCGCGCCCTGCTCCGCCTACGGGCTTGCCGTTCACCCTGGAGCCAAAAGCGGGGGCGCTATCGTATAATACAGGCAGGCCGTGGCGCACGCCCAGCGCGTCCAGCGCGGCGTAATCGCAAGCAATGCCATAACTGCACATCGGCAGGATCGCCTTGGTGCGCGGCGTGATGCGCCGCGCCACGTCATCAACATCAAGCGTCATGCTGTCCGGCAAGATATCGGCGAAAACCGGCTGCGCGCCGGCCCAGACGACCGCATGCGGCGTGGCGGCGAACGTATAGCTCGGCACGATGACTTCGCCCCCCGCGATATCGGCAGCCGCCAGCATGGCCATGAGCGCTGCCTGGCCGCTCGAAAAAACAATCGCCGGCACATTCAAATACTCGCTCAGCGCCGCTTCAAAGCGTTGGACGAAAGGGCCGTTATTGGTCAGCTGCCCATGCGCCAGCGCTTCAGAAAAGGGCGCGGCGAACGCCTCCAGCGGCGGCATGACGGGCCGGACAATTTCGAGCGGCGAGGCGCAGCGCGGCGTGCCGCCGAGAATGGCAGGAAGCATCAAAACTCCGGAATGGGGGAGAGGCAGTCGGCACTTTCACCACAAAATGCTGCATTGCACAAGCCTGTATCGCGGCTGGAGCATAATGCACTGAAAAACCAATAAGATTCCTCTGCTTAATTATGATAAAAAGGATTCGATCTCTATCAAGAATGCCATTGTTCGCATGATCTATACCGAAAC
Encoded proteins:
- a CDS encoding DegT/DnrJ/EryC1/StrS family aminotransferase, producing the protein MLPAILGGTPRCASPLEIVRPVMPPLEAFAAPFSEALAHGQLTNNGPFVQRFEAALSEYLNVPAIVFSSGQAALMAMLAAADIAGGEVIVPSYTFAATPHAVVWAGAQPVFADILPDSMTLDVDDVARRITPRTKAILPMCSYGIACDYAALDALGVRHGLPVLYDSAPAFGSRVNGKPVGGAGRGQIFSFHATKAFSTMEGGALSSHDDELLNRARMLRNFGQHNGPDCPWPGFNGKMMEVCAMIGLLQLERFESIRRRRLAVAAAYHAALSDLPGVRFLIPPAGQEPIWLYYPLVFDAELFGLDRDEVARALAAEGIAARKYFELPCHHMTCYQPHHKQSLPVTESIAAHVISLPVYGDQTDAEIAAITGAIRGFHEYAAQLRMKLQEK